In the genome of Marinomonas algicola, the window TCATTTTCAGATCTTTAAACCACTTGATAAATTTGCTCACGATGACTCCTAATGTTTACGCGATATTATTTTTATAACTTGTGTTTACGAACCAGATTATTTTCGGTGTAATGAAAATAACAATCACACGCTTCCCACAAAGCAGACTTATTGTAGGGAGATTCATTGGAAGGAATAAACCTGAATATTTGATGTAGTTTTATTTCAATCAAGAAAGTTGATCTTGTCAAATAACAACAAAATGGTGGAAAAACGTATGAAAGTGTATTTTGTATCAGATGGCACGGCTATTACAGCCGAAGTGTTTGGCTCGGCTATGTTGTCTTTTTTCGATGTGAAAATTGACACCTTAAGTGTGCCTTTTTTGACAACAGAAGATAAAGCGAGAGGTTTCTGTAAGCAAATTAATAATGAAATTGCATTAGGTCATCAAACCTTAGTTTTTTATACGATCTCAGATCCTGTGATTAGCGATATCATCCAAACAAGTGACAGTCATTGTTACAATTTATTTGGTGATTTATTGTCTCCTATAGAAAATGCGCTAGGGGTAAAGGCAAGGCCGACCGCTCAAAAAGCACATGGCATAAAAGAAGGGGTATACGATGGTCGTATTGATGCAATAAATTACGCCTTAGCCAACGATGACGGGTGTTCAATAAAAAATTTAGATGAGGCACATGTTATTTTATTAGGCGTTTCTCGTTCAGGAAAAACCCCCACCAGTTTGTATTTGGCCATGCAATATGGAATTAAAGCGGCAAATTATCCGTTAACGGAAGATGACTTTGATCCGCTCAAACTTCCTAAGGCACTTAAAGAGCAAAAGAGAAAGCTTTATGGATTAACGATTGATGCAAATAGGTTGCATGAAATTCGCACAGGAAGAATGGCCTCGAGTAAATATGCCTCCTTACGTCAATGCCGATATGAATTGTCTGAGGTAGAAACACTTTATAGACAAGAGCGGATTCCATTTTTAAACTCGACGCGACTTTCTGTGGAAGAAATTTCCACCAAAGTAATGGCGGATATGAACTTAGATCGACATAGAGTCTAGTAATTGATCAGCGAATACATCTAAAAAACTGATCTATTCGCTAAAATCATGACTTCTTTACACGAAAAAGACTTTTTCATCCTATTGGATACCCAAAGTTATTTGCATAAGGAAAGGTAAACGCATGCAAAAAAGCGAATAATCAAGACTTTGTTGTCTACTTTCACTGTATCTTGTGCTGTTATCGCACAGAATGGCTTCTTTAATTGCTTTATACTGTTTTTGGTTAAAGTGAATTCTTCTCTTCTTAGTATTAATGAATGCCCACCTTGCTCCATCTATTAAAGAGTATTCTTTGAGAATGATCTATAATGGGTAAAAATTGTCATACCTCATTGTTATTATCAATTCTGCTTGTTTGAGTTCGGTATAGAGGTTAGGCAAAAACCATTACAAGCAACCTATATGTATAGGCTGTTTAATTGAAGGATAGAATGACTTTGAGTAAAAAAAATATAAATGATCCCTTTCTCCAGCGTGAAGCCTCTAAATATGAAAACCCCGTTCCAAGCCGTGAGTTCATACTGGAGTTCTTAGCCGGTGAAAACCGTCCTATTGGGCATGAAGAGATGTGTGGGATTTTTCAACTTCAGAATGACGATGAGATTGAAGCGCTGCGTCGTCGTTTAATTGCTATGGCACGAGACCATCAGCTTAACTCACTTAATAATGAATATACCGTACTCGAAGAATCAGACCTTATTGAAGGTAGAGTTCAGGGAAACAAAGAAGGTCATGGATTTTTATTACGTCAAAATGACGATGATATCTTTTTGTCCTCACGTCAAATGCAAAATGCAATGGACGGTGACTTAGTAACTGTTAGGTTGTCAGGTCGAAATGTCAAAGGACGTTTAGACGGCATTATTGTTGAGGTCTTAGAACGAAAAAATCATCGCATAGTGGGGCGTTATTATGAAGAGAGCCAAGTTTCTTTTGTGACACCTGAAAACCCTCGTATATCGCAAGATATTTTAGTTTCAAAAGAATCTGGATTAACCCCGAAACATGGGCAATATGTTGTCATAGAGCTGTTAACTTTCCCAGAAAAAGGCCAAGCCGCTACGGGCATCATAACCCAGGTATTAGGCGACTTTATGGCTCCAGGTCTAGAGATAGACATTGCTATCCATAAATTTGATATTCCAAACGATTGGCCTGCCGCTGTGTTACAGCAAGTTAAGCATTTCGGTTTTGACGTCGATGAAGCCGATAAGGTCAATCGAGTCGATTTACGTGATACGCCTTTTGTCACTATTGATGGCGAAGATGCGCGCGATTTTGATGATGCTGTTTACTGTGAAAGAACACCGGGTGGTTGGAAATTGTTTGTTGCCATTGCCGATGTATCGCATTATGTGAAAAAGGGCACGGCATTAGACGAAGAAGCGACAGTGCGTGGTAATTCGGTGTATTTTCCTGGTCGCGTTGTGCCAATGTTACCAGAGGTCTTATCGAATGGTTTATGTTCATTAAATCCAGACGTTGACCGTCTTGTTATGGTGTCTGAAATCTCTTTAACAACGCGTGGCAAGATGCGTGGTTATAAGTTTTATGAAGGTATTATTCGTTCTCATGCCCGTTTAACTTACTCGAAAGTTGCTAAAATGATTGCAACGGAAATAGATGATCAAGGTGAGGCATTAAGGCAGAGATATGCTTCTTTAGTATCCCATATCGACTCTTTATTTGGTCTTTATAATGTTCTCAAAGACGCTCGTGCTGAACGTGGTGCAATGGAGTTTGATACCGTTGAGACTCGTATGGTGTTTGATCAAGAATCTAAAATTGAGCAAATTGTTCCTATTGAACGAAATGATGCGCATAAGTTGATAGAGGAATGTATGTTGTGCGCAAACGTTGCGACCGCTGAGTTTCTATTAAAAGCCAATATCCCTGCATTATTTCGTGTGCATGAAGGGCCAAAAGAAGAGCGTTTACAAACGTTAAGAACGTATCTGTCTGTTTTAGGTCTGGAATTGGGTGGTGGGTTAAAGCCGACGCCCGATGACTACGCGTTGTTATCTCAACAAATTCACGGTCGAGTTGACGCTCGTAGTATTCAAACTATGATGTTGCGTTCAATGAGTCAGGCGTCTTATCAAGCGGATAATCATGGCCACTTTGGCTTGAATTATACGGCCTATACACACTTTACCTCTCCTATTCGTCGTTACCCTGATCTCTTGGTTCACAGAGCCATTCGATATTTGATTCGCGGGGAAGGTCGTCCTAAAGTAACTCAGGCATACCGAGTACCGAATAGTCCAGAGATTAAAAAGAATAAAATTTACAGCTACGATGATGCTCAAATGGATGATTTGGGAACCAATTGTTCCATGACGGAAAGACGTGCGGATGAAGCTACGCGTGATGTTGAGTCATGGCTGAAATGTCAGTACGTAGAACAGCATATTGGGGAGGGTTTTGATGGTGTTGTTACTGCCGTCACGCCATTTGGCCTTTTTGTCGAACTGAAAGATTTATTTGTAGATGGTTTAGTCCATATATCATCGTTAGGAAAAGATTACTTTATCCATGACCCTGATTTACAAGCCATTATAGGCGAACGTTCAGGACGTGTTTATCGTTTGGGGGATGTGCTTAAGGTTGTTGTTGCTAAAGTTAATTTAGAACAGAGAAAGATTGATTTAGACCTGCAAAATGATGGCACGGCAAATAATAAAAGTCGTCGTCCTAAACCTATCAAGCGTGACGATGTATCAGAATTAGACATGCAACTTGCTCAACTGCCTTCATTGGAGCTGGGTGGAAGGGCTAAGAAGAAGGAAAGGTCCGATTCTGGTACTGAAAACGCTTTTAAAGTGGACGCTGAAGAAGTCGCTCTTACAAATACCAATGAGGCGGTCAGTAATAAGCCTAAGCATCGTAAAGGGAATGGCGAGAATACACGACCAAGTAGAACTAAGGTGAAAAAAAAGCCAACAAAGAAAGTTGATTTAAAAAGTAACGGTGATGAAAAAGTAAAGCCGAAAAAGAAGAAAAAACCTTTAGTAAAGAGCAAAGACAGTAATGCGCAAAAGGTAAAGGTTAAAAAAGATGCCGATACCGCTGTAAAAAAGACGAAGAAAAAGTCTAAAAAAAGTAATGCTAAGCCGAGATCCGGTACAGCGTAATACAATTATAAGTTGAAAATTAGGTAATTATGTCAGATTTAGAATGGGTTTACGGCATTCATGCTGTTGAAAATTTATTAGCTCAACAGCCAGATAAAATCAAAGAAGTGCGTTTTCAAGAAGGCCGTGATGATAAAAAAATTCAACGATTAACAAAGCTGTGTCGTGAACAGAAAGTGACGCACAATATTGTGCCACGAAAAGATATAGATAAGCTTTTCTCGAGCCATAAAGAAAGGGTTGTACACCAGGGTGCCGCTGCGCTTGCAGAAGTGACTAAAGCTGGAGATGAAGCCGATCTTCATAAATTGATAGGGGCGCTGGATGAACCCGCATTAATTGTCATTTTAGATGGTATAACTGACCCACATAATTTAGGTGCTTGTTTACGTAGTGCCGATGCGGCCGGTGCTCATGCCTTAGTGATGCCAAAAGATAAATCGGCTCCATTGAATGCAACGGTAAGCAAAGTAGCTTGTGGCGCGGCTGAAAGCTTGCCTGTTTTTTCTGTCACGAACCTTGCTAGAACAATGAAGAAGTTACAAGATCAAGGTGTCTGGATTTTCGGCACGGCAGGGGAGGCCACTCAAACTATCTACGAACATGACTTAACCATTTCAAGTGCCATTGTTATGGGGGCCGAAGGTGATGGTATGCGCCGCCTAACCCGTGAGCAATGTGATTATTTGGTGAAGTTGCCAATGGCGGGTGTGGTATCGAGCTTAAATGTGTCGGTTGCTACGGGTGTGTGTTTGTATGAAATCGTTCGTCAGCGTGCAGTAAAAAATGAATCTTAGGGATACCTTTGTGAAAGCATTTGATTTTCCAGACATCAGGCCTTTGTCTAGGGCATATGAGTCTGCCTTAATGGGGAGAATAAATAATAAAACGAAACCGCTAGGTTCTTTAGGTATGTTGGAAGAATTGGCTTTGACTTTGGGGTTGATTCAAGGCTCAGAGACCCCCCAAGTTGATAAACCTAAAATGCTGGTTTTTGCGGGCGATCATGGCGTAGTTGCTCAAGGTGTTAGTCCTTTCCCGCAGGAAGTGACGTGCCAAATGGTCATGAATTTTTTAGCGGGTGGAGCGGCCGTAAGTGTTTTTTGTCAACAGCATGCTGTGCCTTTACAGGTAGTTGATGTCGGTGTGAATGGTGAGTTTGAATCCATGCCGCTGTTGACAAATCGTAAGGTTAATATGGGAACAAAAGATTTTTCTGTGGCGCCAGCCATGACAGAAAGTGAATTTCTACTTGCTTTAAATGCGGGTGTTAAAGAAGTCGATGTGGCCCATTCCGAAGGTAAAAATATTTTATTGTTTGGTGAAATGGGAATTGGAAATACTACTGTAGGCGCGGCCTTGATGAGTGCCATTTTGTCTAAGCCTGTAAGGGAGTGCGTAGGCGCTGGCGCTGGGGTAACGCATGAGGGAATTGAGAAAAAAATCTCTGTTATAGAAAACACCTTTGCTCGAATTGAAGCCCATTATGACACGCCAATCGCTCAGTTGGATGCAGATGTTCTTGCTCAAGAGCTTGCTGGGTTTGAGGTTGTTGCTATTGCCGGTGCTATGTTACGCTCGGCTGAATTAGGCATTGCTTATGTTGTTGATGGCTTTATTTGTACATCGGCGTTGTTATTAGCATCAAAGCTGAATAAAAGTGTGGTGGATTATGGGATTTTTGCTCATCAGTC includes:
- the cobT gene encoding nicotinate-nucleotide--dimethylbenzimidazole phosphoribosyltransferase, whose product is MKAFDFPDIRPLSRAYESALMGRINNKTKPLGSLGMLEELALTLGLIQGSETPQVDKPKMLVFAGDHGVVAQGVSPFPQEVTCQMVMNFLAGGAAVSVFCQQHAVPLQVVDVGVNGEFESMPLLTNRKVNMGTKDFSVAPAMTESEFLLALNAGVKEVDVAHSEGKNILLFGEMGIGNTTVGAALMSAILSKPVRECVGAGAGVTHEGIEKKISVIENTFARIEAHYDTPIAQLDADVLAQELAGFEVVAIAGAMLRSAELGIAYVVDGFICTSALLLASKLNKSVVDYGIFAHQSHEKAHLDMLAHFKAKPILSLSMRLGEGSGAIVALPIIQSAALFLTNMASFESAGVSEGNG
- a CDS encoding pyruvate, water dikinase regulatory protein, whose amino-acid sequence is MKVYFVSDGTAITAEVFGSAMLSFFDVKIDTLSVPFLTTEDKARGFCKQINNEIALGHQTLVFYTISDPVISDIIQTSDSHCYNLFGDLLSPIENALGVKARPTAQKAHGIKEGVYDGRIDAINYALANDDGCSIKNLDEAHVILLGVSRSGKTPTSLYLAMQYGIKAANYPLTEDDFDPLKLPKALKEQKRKLYGLTIDANRLHEIRTGRMASSKYASLRQCRYELSEVETLYRQERIPFLNSTRLSVEEISTKVMADMNLDRHRV
- the rnr gene encoding ribonuclease R, with the protein product MTLSKKNINDPFLQREASKYENPVPSREFILEFLAGENRPIGHEEMCGIFQLQNDDEIEALRRRLIAMARDHQLNSLNNEYTVLEESDLIEGRVQGNKEGHGFLLRQNDDDIFLSSRQMQNAMDGDLVTVRLSGRNVKGRLDGIIVEVLERKNHRIVGRYYEESQVSFVTPENPRISQDILVSKESGLTPKHGQYVVIELLTFPEKGQAATGIITQVLGDFMAPGLEIDIAIHKFDIPNDWPAAVLQQVKHFGFDVDEADKVNRVDLRDTPFVTIDGEDARDFDDAVYCERTPGGWKLFVAIADVSHYVKKGTALDEEATVRGNSVYFPGRVVPMLPEVLSNGLCSLNPDVDRLVMVSEISLTTRGKMRGYKFYEGIIRSHARLTYSKVAKMIATEIDDQGEALRQRYASLVSHIDSLFGLYNVLKDARAERGAMEFDTVETRMVFDQESKIEQIVPIERNDAHKLIEECMLCANVATAEFLLKANIPALFRVHEGPKEERLQTLRTYLSVLGLELGGGLKPTPDDYALLSQQIHGRVDARSIQTMMLRSMSQASYQADNHGHFGLNYTAYTHFTSPIRRYPDLLVHRAIRYLIRGEGRPKVTQAYRVPNSPEIKKNKIYSYDDAQMDDLGTNCSMTERRADEATRDVESWLKCQYVEQHIGEGFDGVVTAVTPFGLFVELKDLFVDGLVHISSLGKDYFIHDPDLQAIIGERSGRVYRLGDVLKVVVAKVNLEQRKIDLDLQNDGTANNKSRRPKPIKRDDVSELDMQLAQLPSLELGGRAKKKERSDSGTENAFKVDAEEVALTNTNEAVSNKPKHRKGNGENTRPSRTKVKKKPTKKVDLKSNGDEKVKPKKKKKPLVKSKDSNAQKVKVKKDADTAVKKTKKKSKKSNAKPRSGTA
- the rlmB gene encoding 23S rRNA (guanosine(2251)-2'-O)-methyltransferase RlmB, with product MSDLEWVYGIHAVENLLAQQPDKIKEVRFQEGRDDKKIQRLTKLCREQKVTHNIVPRKDIDKLFSSHKERVVHQGAAALAEVTKAGDEADLHKLIGALDEPALIVILDGITDPHNLGACLRSADAAGAHALVMPKDKSAPLNATVSKVACGAAESLPVFSVTNLARTMKKLQDQGVWIFGTAGEATQTIYEHDLTISSAIVMGAEGDGMRRLTREQCDYLVKLPMAGVVSSLNVSVATGVCLYEIVRQRAVKNES